In the Clostridium sporogenes genome, one interval contains:
- a CDS encoding PTS sugar transporter subunit IIB, giving the protein MNILTVCGNGIGSSLMLAMKIEEICKENGIAANVESTDFNSAQGKKADLIVTVKELAEQFEGRNVAVVRSYINKKKITEDVLEIIKQKDEELKK; this is encoded by the coding sequence ATGAATATTTTAACTGTATGTGGAAATGGAATTGGAAGCAGTCTTATGCTTGCTATGAAGATAGAGGAAATATGCAAAGAAAACGGAATAGCTGCAAATGTAGAATCTACTGATTTTAACTCTGCTCAAGGTAAAAAAGCTGATTTAATAGTAACAGTAAAAGAACTAGCAGAGCAATTTGAAGGAAGAAATGTAGCTGTGGTAAGAAGTTATATAAATAAGAAAAAAATTACAGAAGATGTACTTGAAATTATAAAACAAAAGGATGAAGAATTAAAAAAATAG
- a CDS encoding PTS ascorbate transporter subunit IIC: protein MLGLLQFLRDVLKQPALLMGIMALVGLVALKKPAHKVLTGTLKPILGYLMLGAGADFIVANLEPLGGMIQTGFNITGVVPNNEAIVAVAQKVLGVETMSILVVGLLINLVIARFTKYKYVFLTGHHSFFMACLLSAVLGTCGMKGTELILFGGFLLGAWSAISPAIGQRYTLKVTDGDEIAMGHFGSLAYYVSAWVGSKVGKPEESTENIEIPEKWGFLRDTTISTAITMMVFYIIAAVAAGPEYVSKLSDGMSPILFAIMSSLKFAVGVTIVYNGVRMILGDLIPAFQGIATKIIPDAIPAVDCAVFFPYAPTAVIIGFVSSFIGGIIGMVLLGVAGGVLIIPGLVPHFFCGSTAGIFGNATGGKKGAVIGSFVNGLLITFAPALLLPVLSSLGFKNTTFGDFDFGVLGIIIGKTSNLAGKTGIIIIAMLMLVALIAPNFIKTKSKALNNIEE, encoded by the coding sequence ATGTTAGGATTACTTCAATTTTTAAGAGACGTTTTAAAACAACCGGCATTATTGATGGGTATCATGGCATTAGTAGGGCTTGTAGCCTTAAAGAAACCTGCACATAAGGTTCTTACAGGAACTTTAAAACCAATATTAGGTTACTTAATGCTTGGTGCTGGTGCAGATTTTATAGTAGCAAACTTAGAACCATTAGGAGGAATGATCCAAACTGGTTTTAACATAACTGGAGTAGTACCAAATAATGAAGCAATTGTTGCTGTTGCTCAAAAGGTACTAGGCGTAGAAACCATGTCAATTTTAGTAGTTGGACTTTTAATAAATCTTGTTATAGCAAGGTTTACTAAATACAAATATGTATTTTTAACTGGCCATCACAGTTTCTTTATGGCATGCCTTTTATCAGCAGTTTTAGGAACTTGTGGTATGAAGGGAACTGAACTTATATTATTTGGCGGATTTTTACTTGGAGCATGGAGTGCAATATCACCTGCAATTGGACAAAGATACACATTAAAGGTTACAGATGGTGATGAAATTGCTATGGGTCACTTTGGAAGCTTAGCTTATTATGTTTCAGCTTGGGTTGGTTCAAAAGTAGGCAAGCCTGAAGAAAGCACTGAAAATATTGAAATACCTGAAAAATGGGGATTTTTAAGAGATACCACTATTTCTACAGCAATTACAATGATGGTATTTTATATAATAGCAGCTGTGGCCGCTGGTCCTGAATATGTATCTAAATTATCAGATGGAATGTCACCTATATTATTTGCTATAATGTCATCATTAAAATTCGCAGTTGGTGTTACCATTGTTTATAACGGTGTAAGAATGATCCTTGGAGATCTTATACCAGCATTCCAAGGTATTGCAACAAAAATTATACCAGATGCTATACCAGCAGTGGATTGTGCAGTATTTTTTCCTTATGCACCTACAGCAGTTATAATTGGTTTTGTAAGCTCATTCATAGGTGGAATTATAGGGATGGTTTTATTAGGAGTAGCTGGAGGAGTACTTATAATACCAGGACTTGTACCTCACTTCTTCTGTGGTTCTACAGCAGGTATATTTGGAAATGCAACAGGAGGAAAAAAGGGAGCTGTAATTGGAAGTTTTGTAAACGGACTTTTGATAACCTTTGCCCCAGCATTACTTCTTCCAGTGCTTAGCAGTCTTGGATTCAAAAACACAACCTTTGGTGATTTTGATTTCGGTGTCCTAGGTATAATAATTGGGAAAACATCAAATCTAGCAGGAAAAACAGGAATAATAATTATTGCTATGTTGATGTTAGTAGCTCTTATAGCTCCAAACTTTATTAAGACTAAATCAAAAGCGTTAAACAATATAGAAGAATAA
- a CDS encoding BglG family transcription antiterminator gives MLNKRCSNILQMIVNSEKPITIKEISKKVNKSPRTVRYDLDKIDDYLTEIEFPKLERKSNLGIRLELKDEEIKKLFKIIGKINNYDYVLSQKERVFYIIYELLNKSEFVTINMLSDRMMVSRSTIINDLIEVKKWLSENKITLESSKGQGIKILGSERDLRRAAVKLFFKSMDSINFFNITTLNLFNDIDIEFIRNTIKIAEEQMETSFSDDAFNNLVIHIAIAIKRIELSKDIIMDSEEIKNLRKTAEYAIASGIAKMLEDRFKISIPEDEIGYITIHILGSNTSTLENIAKDDWIYLHLIVFKLIENVENITGINFSKDSKLFDSLAQHIRPSMYRLKHDIKVKNPLIEEIKKKYYYIFESISESVEFIEEDIGNSINQEEIGYLTLHFMASIERSKNKKHRKPNVLIVCATGIGTSKFISNKLKSIFDINIIDTISSHAMEKILKYNKNIDLIVTTIPLKVDGIKCIEVNTFLTEKNISELGLYFAKFIRKNNEEYNSSYKYEERDKVQEILNIVKENCTIHDYYKLRNKLSLYLNVKNPTLTEKHKPSLKELLKPDFIKLNEEAKDWEDAVRKSGEILMNQGCVKESYIDAMINTVKNMGPYIVIAPGIAMPHAAPEDGVIKTGISMLILKNAVSFGNTEHDPVSAIISICSIDKVNHMTALKELMSIMDEENFLSKVKSIKTPYEIYSILNI, from the coding sequence GTGTTAAATAAAAGATGCTCAAATATATTGCAGATGATAGTAAATAGTGAAAAGCCTATAACTATAAAGGAAATTTCTAAAAAAGTTAATAAAAGTCCTAGAACTGTAAGATATGATTTAGACAAAATAGATGATTATTTAACTGAGATTGAATTCCCTAAACTTGAAAGAAAATCTAATTTAGGCATAAGATTAGAGTTAAAAGATGAAGAAATAAAAAAACTTTTTAAGATTATAGGTAAAATTAATAATTATGATTATGTTCTTTCTCAAAAAGAGAGAGTATTTTATATAATTTATGAGCTTTTAAATAAAAGTGAATTTGTAACTATAAATATGCTTTCAGATAGGATGATGGTAAGTCGCAGCACTATAATAAATGATTTAATAGAGGTTAAAAAATGGTTATCAGAAAATAAAATAACTCTTGAAAGTTCAAAGGGACAGGGAATAAAAATATTAGGAAGTGAAAGGGATCTTAGACGAGCAGCAGTAAAACTTTTCTTTAAAAGTATGGATTCTATAAACTTTTTCAATATAACCACACTTAATCTTTTCAATGATATAGACATAGAATTTATAAGAAATACTATTAAAATTGCAGAGGAACAGATGGAAACTTCATTCTCAGATGATGCTTTTAATAATCTTGTTATTCATATAGCTATAGCTATTAAAAGAATAGAGCTGTCAAAGGATATAATAATGGATAGTGAAGAGATTAAAAATCTAAGAAAAACCGCGGAATATGCCATTGCATCAGGTATAGCTAAAATGCTTGAAGATAGATTTAAAATATCTATACCAGAGGATGAAATAGGCTATATAACAATTCATATTTTAGGTAGCAACACATCTACTCTTGAAAATATTGCAAAGGATGATTGGATTTATCTGCATCTTATAGTATTCAAATTAATAGAAAATGTAGAGAATATAACAGGAATCAATTTTAGTAAAGACAGTAAACTTTTTGATAGTCTTGCTCAACATATTCGTCCATCTATGTACAGACTTAAGCATGATATTAAAGTGAAAAATCCATTGATAGAGGAGATAAAGAAAAAGTATTATTATATTTTTGAAAGTATAAGTGAAAGTGTAGAATTTATAGAAGAGGATATAGGTAATAGTATAAATCAGGAGGAAATAGGATATCTTACACTACATTTTATGGCATCAATAGAAAGAAGCAAAAATAAAAAACATAGAAAACCCAATGTACTTATAGTATGTGCTACAGGTATAGGTACATCAAAGTTTATTTCTAATAAGTTAAAATCTATATTTGATATAAATATAATAGATACTATATCTAGTCATGCTATGGAAAAGATTCTTAAATATAATAAAAACATAGATTTAATTGTAACAACGATTCCATTAAAGGTTGATGGAATAAAGTGCATAGAAGTAAATACATTTTTAACAGAAAAAAATATTAGTGAGTTAGGTTTATATTTTGCAAAATTCATTAGAAAAAATAATGAAGAATATAACAGTTCCTATAAATATGAAGAAAGAGATAAGGTGCAAGAGATTTTAAATATTGTAAAAGAAAATTGTACTATACATGATTATTATAAATTAAGAAATAAATTATCACTATACTTGAATGTAAAAAATCCTACCCTTACTGAAAAACATAAACCTTCTTTAAAGGAACTACTAAAACCTGATTTTATTAAATTAAATGAAGAAGCTAAAGATTGGGAAGATGCAGTAAGAAAAAGTGGTGAAATATTGATGAATCAAGGTTGCGTAAAGGAATCTTATATAGATGCTATGATAAACACAGTAAAGAACATGGGACCTTATATTGTTATAGCTCCAGGAATAGCAATGCCCCATGCAGCACCAGAAGATGGAGTTATAAAAACTGGTATAAGTATGCTAATTTTGAAAAATGCAGTTTCCTTTGGAAATACTGAACATGATCCAGTAAGTGCTATAATTTCAATATGCTCCATAGATAAAGTAAACCATATGACTGCATTAAAAGAGTTAATGAGTATTATGGATGAAGAAAATTTTTTATCAAAAGTTAAGAGTATAAAAACTCCTTATGAAATATATTCTATTTTAAATATTTAA
- a CDS encoding zinc ribbon domain-containing protein, translating into MIIWGWGKVTKKIIGAVFERTCNYCNTDEVWNLCVVRTWFTLFFIPIIPYKKQYCIACPKCWSYVELTQEEFEKIKMDIISSSNNINEKVVSNHIKYAGKTETQINYLKQMEEYSNK; encoded by the coding sequence ATGATAATTTGGGGCTGGGGAAAAGTAACTAAAAAGATTATTGGAGCAGTCTTTGAACGTACATGTAACTACTGCAATACTGATGAAGTTTGGAATTTATGTGTTGTAAGAACATGGTTTACGTTATTTTTTATTCCTATAATACCCTATAAAAAACAATATTGTATTGCTTGTCCAAAATGTTGGAGTTATGTGGAACTTACACAGGAAGAATTTGAAAAAATCAAAATGGATATAATCTCTAGTTCTAATAATATTAATGAAAAAGTTGTTAGTAATCACATAAAATATGCTGGAAAGACAGAAACTCAAATTAACTATTTAAAGCAGATGGAGGAATATTCTAATAAGTAA
- a CDS encoding helix-turn-helix transcriptional regulator, producing the protein MGLSKKELGNLVKNARKLKGEKVGKRYTQQMLAQDINKSQSYIGDIEAGRTYPSFIVLNSIASACGVSLSYFQDENKINKDIDKFISLQLNNIDKENVHSIREEIKKDPDAKLNYIYDSLTKDNNLLEETTVHSLDNLDEIINFLINNTGLMACLGLDINKMSNKEICDFLKDLICQLNLVSYKYRK; encoded by the coding sequence TTGGGTTTGAGTAAAAAAGAGCTAGGCAATTTAGTAAAAAATGCACGAAAACTTAAAGGTGAAAAAGTTGGCAAAAGATATACTCAGCAAATGTTGGCACAGGATATAAATAAATCTCAAAGTTATATTGGAGATATAGAGGCTGGAAGAACCTATCCAAGTTTTATTGTTTTAAATTCAATAGCTTCAGCCTGTGGTGTTTCTCTAAGTTATTTTCAAGATGAGAATAAAATTAATAAAGACATAGATAAATTTATAAGCCTTCAACTAAATAATATAGATAAAGAAAATGTACATAGTATAAGAGAAGAAATAAAAAAAGATCCAGATGCAAAATTAAATTATATATATGATTCTTTAACTAAAGATAATAATTTATTAGAAGAAACTACTGTCCATTCTCTAGACAATTTAGATGAAATCATAAATTTTTTAATAAATAATACAGGTTTAATGGCTTGCCTAGGACTTGATATAAATAAAATGTCTAATAAGGAGATATGTGATTTTTTAAAGGACTTAATATGTCAATTGAATCTTGTTAGCTATAAATATAGAAAATAG
- a CDS encoding helix-turn-helix domain-containing protein produces the protein MEEYLYTVEEVAVILNVNKNVVYDLIKKGHLDVLKLGKFKITKSTLLNYLKDYKGKNLSDIPQV, from the coding sequence ATGGAAGAATATTTATATACGGTTGAAGAGGTGGCTGTAATCTTAAATGTAAATAAAAATGTTGTATATGATTTAATTAAAAAGGGACATTTAGACGTACTTAAACTTGGAAAATTTAAAATAACTAAAAGTACGTTATTAAATTACCTGAAGGACTATAAAGGTAAGAATTTGTCAGACATACCTCAGGTTTAA
- a CDS encoding DnaD domain protein codes for MAKYRQLYTEFWNDSFVLELDPEEKYFYTYLLTNPNTSQCGIYELPKKIIEMQTGYKGETVDRLLKKFQEYKKIIYSEETKEIIILNWAKYNEPNNINAIKCVNKELKKIKNKDFIYELYSQYSNIGLEVDKLFPDIRDALVGKHKNNKVEDSCINEWERKQIEDKRNQNENELINIDTYDEKKDKFMDKNRDNKVQDGFIFKKENYKTRDSFKVIDEIEDNFIDEDKSYETKDSYNGITRDYKGAYKGPISKEIISNKEEIINNKQEAISNSCCSNKEESKNNILESNNCEDKIQDDVKLDKHNIKNIEDVLAIFESNIHKAVPMEEKKIIGWSNKFSYDVIVMAIEEAIVNNIKNIGYIEKILNTWLTKGLDSIDDIKVYKAKWEEKKNRLNNKEKSKKDTVDHWDYGEQREYDFEELERKLLGWQTA; via the coding sequence TTGGCAAAATATAGACAACTTTATACAGAATTTTGGAATGACAGTTTTGTGTTAGAACTTGATCCAGAAGAAAAATATTTTTACACTTATCTATTGACCAATCCTAATACTTCACAATGTGGAATTTACGAATTACCTAAAAAAATTATAGAAATGCAAACAGGATACAAAGGGGAAACTGTAGATAGGCTTTTAAAAAAATTTCAAGAATATAAAAAAATAATTTATTCAGAGGAAACTAAAGAAATAATTATATTAAATTGGGCTAAATATAATGAACCTAATAATATTAATGCAATAAAATGTGTTAATAAGGAACTTAAAAAGATAAAAAATAAAGATTTTATTTATGAGCTATATTCTCAATACTCTAATATTGGATTAGAGGTGGATAAACTATTTCCTGATATAAGAGATGCTCTTGTAGGTAAACATAAAAATAATAAAGTTGAAGATAGCTGTATAAATGAATGGGAAAGGAAACAAATTGAAGATAAAAGAAATCAAAATGAAAATGAGCTTATAAATATAGATACATATGATGAAAAAAAAGATAAATTTATGGATAAAAATAGGGATAATAAAGTTCAAGATGGCTTTATATTTAAAAAAGAAAATTATAAAACTAGAGATAGTTTTAAGGTTATAGATGAAATTGAAGATAATTTTATAGATGAAGATAAAAGTTATGAAACAAAAGATAGTTATAATGGCATTACTAGGGACTATAAAGGGGCTTATAAGGGCCCTATAAGTAAAGAAATAATAAGTAATAAAGAAGAAATAATAAATAATAAACAAGAAGCAATAAGTAATAGTTGTTGTAGTAATAAAGAAGAAAGTAAGAATAACATACTTGAAAGTAATAATTGTGAAGATAAAATACAGGATGATGTTAAGTTAGATAAACATAATATTAAAAACATAGAAGATGTATTAGCTATTTTTGAAAGCAATATACACAAGGCAGTGCCTATGGAAGAGAAAAAAATTATAGGCTGGAGTAATAAATTTAGCTATGATGTAATTGTTATGGCTATAGAAGAGGCTATAGTTAACAACATAAAAAATATAGGATATATAGAAAAAATCTTAAATACTTGGTTAACTAAAGGGTTAGATTCCATTGATGATATAAAAGTCTATAAAGCAAAATGGGAAGAAAAAAAGAACAGGCTAAATAATAAAGAAAAGTCTAAAAAAGATACTGTGGATCATTGGGATTATGGTGAGCAAAGGGAATATGATTTTGAAGAGTTAGAACGAAAATTATTGGGGTGGCAAACAGCTTAG
- a CDS encoding sigma-70 family RNA polymerase sigma factor translates to MYKLLEKYRNGDVEALNKIIENFNPLILKEASKWRIQCYEYEDLVQHGYLSVIKAANIFQGEESKFVPYCINAIKTNYKALLKGEIKHHREMPDEYILDKYDDEYMFTIEDEILAYEKTKEIYEALDALTSEEKNIINDFYFKEKTIDKIAKKNNKSYNSIRYKKDKIIKKLQNSLEKHNYN, encoded by the coding sequence ATGTATAAATTGCTTGAGAAATATAGAAATGGGGATGTGGAGGCTTTAAATAAAATTATAGAAAACTTTAATCCCCTTATATTAAAAGAAGCTTCAAAATGGAGAATACAATGTTATGAATATGAGGATTTAGTGCAGCATGGCTACCTTTCTGTAATAAAAGCTGCCAATATATTTCAAGGTGAAGAAAGTAAATTTGTTCCCTATTGCATAAATGCTATTAAAACGAATTATAAAGCTCTCTTAAAAGGAGAAATAAAACATCATCGAGAAATGCCGGATGAATATATATTAGATAAATATGATGATGAATATATGTTTACTATTGAAGATGAAATATTAGCCTATGAAAAAACAAAGGAGATATATGAGGCTTTGGATGCACTTACTTCTGAAGAAAAGAATATTATAAATGATTTTTATTTTAAGGAAAAAACAATAGATAAAATTGCTAAAAAAAATAATAAAAGTTATAACAGTATAAGATATAAAAAAGATAAAATAATAAAAAAACTGCAAAATAGCTTGGAAAAGCATAATTATAATTAG
- a CDS encoding four helix bundle protein, which produces MNSVAYDKAFGFALDIIELYKYLTIKENEYVLSKQILRSGTSIGANIKEGINGQSKKDFLSKMSIALKEAEETEYWIQLLKHSNYIDKNKINILLENCKEIIKILVSTIKTTKTNLKL; this is translated from the coding sequence ATGAATAGTGTGGCTTATGATAAGGCTTTTGGGTTTGCTTTGGATATAATTGAGTTGTATAAGTATTTAACGATTAAGGAAAATGAGTATGTACTTTCGAAACAAATTCTTAGATCAGGGACTAGTATAGGAGCAAATATAAAAGAAGGTATCAATGGACAAAGCAAAAAGGATTTTCTATCAAAAATGAGTATAGCCTTAAAAGAAGCAGAAGAAACAGAATATTGGATTCAGTTATTAAAACACAGCAATTATATAGATAAAAATAAAATCAATATATTATTAGAAAACTGCAAAGAAATAATAAAAATCTTAGTAAGCACAATAAAAACAACAAAAACAAATCTTAAACTCTAA
- a CDS encoding YvrJ family protein — MYDNIVELISNVGFPVAVSVYLLVRIEKKLDDLIKAFNDFTKK; from the coding sequence ATGTATGACAACATAGTAGAACTTATAAGTAATGTAGGATTCCCAGTAGCGGTTAGTGTATATCTTTTAGTTAGAATCGAAAAAAAGCTTGATGATTTAATTAAGGCTTTTAATGATTTTACTAAAAAATAA
- a CDS encoding DUF1659 domain-containing protein, producing MAVSKNLLERNLAISYTDGLDEKGKNIVRKATYKNVKLTAEPESLMAVVDSINPLIPEGIAEATVLENYVLIK from the coding sequence ATGGCAGTAAGCAAAAATCTTTTAGAAAGAAATCTAGCAATATCTTATACAGATGGTCTAGATGAGAAAGGAAAAAATATCGTAAGAAAGGCTACTTACAAAAATGTAAAATTAACTGCAGAACCAGAATCTCTTATGGCAGTGGTAGATTCAATAAATCCATTGATACCAGAGGGGATAGCAGAAGCTACAGTACTAGAAAATTATGTTTTAATAAAATAA
- a CDS encoding DUF2922 domain-containing protein produces the protein MSTKKYLNLVFRTEEDSTSTIKIPKVKEDVTEEEIINCGKAIIDQNIFQSKSGDLSALKVARIITTDTEEIKIEQ, from the coding sequence ATGAGTACAAAAAAATATCTAAATTTAGTATTTAGAACTGAAGAGGATTCTACATCAACTATAAAAATTCCAAAGGTTAAAGAGGATGTAACAGAAGAGGAAATAATAAATTGTGGTAAGGCTATTATAGACCAGAACATATTCCAAAGCAAAAGTGGAGATCTATCAGCACTTAAAGTTGCTAGGATTATAACAACAGATACAGAAGAAATTAAAATAGAACAATAA
- a CDS encoding ABC transporter ATP-binding protein, whose translation MQNILSVEKIEKYYGNKDNVTKAIDNISFKIDEGEFVGIMGPSGSGKTTLLNCISTIDNVTTGKIMINNSDITRLKSKSLDKFRQNELGFIFQDFNLLDTLTAYENIALALTIQGEKTSKIDEKVKSVAKYLEIEKVLEKYPYQMSGGQKQRVASARAIVTNPSLILADEPTGALDSKSARLLLEKFEKLNKELNATILMVTHDAFAASYAHRILFIKDGKIFNELVRGSDTRKEFFNKIIEVTSLLGGDDNNVF comes from the coding sequence ATGCAAAATATATTAAGTGTAGAAAAGATTGAAAAGTATTATGGTAATAAGGATAATGTAACAAAGGCTATAGATAATATTAGCTTTAAGATAGATGAAGGAGAATTCGTTGGTATAATGGGACCTTCAGGAAGTGGTAAAACTACATTGCTTAACTGTATATCAACCATTGATAATGTTACTACAGGCAAAATAATGATAAATAACAGTGATATTACTAGGTTAAAATCAAAATCATTAGATAAGTTTAGACAAAATGAACTAGGATTTATATTTCAGGACTTTAATTTATTAGATACCCTTACAGCTTATGAGAATATTGCTTTAGCCTTAACAATACAAGGGGAGAAAACTTCAAAAATAGATGAAAAAGTAAAATCAGTAGCAAAATATTTGGAAATTGAAAAGGTATTAGAGAAGTATCCTTATCAAATGTCAGGTGGGCAAAAACAAAGAGTTGCTTCAGCAAGAGCAATAGTAACTAATCCATCTTTAATTTTAGCGGATGAACCAACGGGAGCTCTAGATTCTAAATCAGCTAGATTATTACTGGAGAAATTTGAAAAGCTAAATAAAGAATTAAATGCTACTATATTAATGGTAACTCATGATGCTTTTGCAGCTAGCTATGCTCATAGAATTCTTTTTATTAAGGATGGGAAAATTTTTAATGAATTAGTAAGAGGAAGTGATACTAGAAAGGAATTTTTTAATAAAATTATAGAAGTTACATCTCTTCTTGGAGGTGACGACAATAATGTATTCTAA
- a CDS encoding ABC transporter permease, with protein sequence MYSKIALQNIKKSYKDYTIYFLTLILAVCIFYSFNSIDSQKALTDIKSSGGNYLSKLMDIMSAVSVFVSIILGSLILYANNFLIKKRKKELGVYMILGMGKRKISKILVTETSIVGAISLIVGLIVGMGISQVLSVFTLKLFEVSINEYKFAVSTRAIGKTILYFGIMFLLVMIFNVFVISKYKIIDLLTSGRKNENIKFKSTFIYLLSFVLCVASLRFAYKSILKTGLNLRDPMFKPSIAFVIVGTVLFFFSLAGFILYVVNKNKKVYFKGLNMFVVKQINSKINTNFLSMSLICLMLFTTILVLSTGISLKKSLEIGLEKQAPFDASIVVRNNGKYNLQDVLDKINFKESKNEKYAICNEYLSDVNLSELLKITDKDYKDAKVSFVKISDYNKMLKIRDKKEISLKKDEVLLMSNYNELAKLASEKLKSSNKVNIKGKEYLVKNDKIIDENLANYLMQNNFLTLVINDEFLADYNKIDRFILNVTYLNKNRDENNKKYNEIFYNLINGKYKNLSSIDMEAFSKDEIYSGTTRATTSILFVGIYLGLVFLITSMAVLALQQLSEASDSIERYKSLKRIGANKEMIDKTIFHQTLIYFTFPMILALIHSVIGIKVVNDYINMFSKADIRSSALITALIFSVIYVGYFYTTYIGYKNIVESNI encoded by the coding sequence ATGTATTCTAAGATAGCTCTTCAAAATATAAAGAAAAGTTATAAGGATTATACTATATATTTCTTAACGCTAATACTAGCTGTTTGTATATTTTATAGCTTTAATTCTATAGATTCGCAAAAGGCACTTACTGATATAAAATCTTCAGGTGGAAATTATTTATCTAAATTAATGGATATTATGTCTGCTGTATCAGTATTTGTATCAATAATATTAGGCAGCTTAATACTGTATGCAAATAACTTTTTAATAAAGAAACGTAAAAAAGAATTAGGAGTATACATGATTTTAGGTATGGGAAAAAGGAAAATATCTAAAATTTTAGTAACAGAAACCTCTATAGTAGGAGCTATATCCTTAATTGTTGGTCTTATAGTAGGAATGGGAATATCTCAGGTTTTATCTGTTTTTACATTAAAATTATTTGAAGTTTCTATAAATGAATATAAATTTGCTGTTTCAACAAGGGCTATAGGTAAAACTATATTATACTTTGGAATAATGTTTTTACTTGTTATGATATTTAATGTTTTTGTTATTTCTAAATACAAGATAATTGATTTATTAACATCAGGCAGAAAAAATGAAAATATAAAATTTAAAAGTACATTTATATACTTATTATCATTTGTTCTATGTGTAGCATCACTTAGATTTGCATATAAATCTATATTAAAAACAGGGTTGAACTTAAGAGATCCTATGTTTAAGCCATCCATAGCTTTTGTAATAGTAGGTACAGTGTTATTTTTCTTTAGTTTAGCTGGATTTATATTATATGTAGTAAATAAAAATAAAAAAGTATATTTTAAAGGATTAAATATGTTTGTGGTAAAACAAATAAATAGTAAAATTAATACAAATTTTTTATCCATGTCTTTAATTTGTTTAATGTTGTTTACCACAATACTTGTATTATCAACAGGAATAAGTCTTAAAAAATCTCTTGAAATAGGACTTGAAAAACAAGCTCCCTTTGATGCCAGCATAGTAGTGCGTAATAACGGAAAATATAATTTACAAGATGTATTAGATAAAATTAATTTTAAAGAGAGTAAGAATGAGAAATATGCAATTTGTAATGAATATCTTTCAGATGTAAATCTAAGTGAGTTACTCAAAATTACAGATAAAGATTATAAGGATGCTAAAGTATCTTTTGTTAAAATATCTGATTACAATAAAATGTTAAAGATAAGAGATAAAAAGGAAATAAGTTTAAAAAAGGATGAAGTTTTGCTTATGTCCAACTATAATGAGCTAGCTAAGTTAGCTAGTGAAAAGTTGAAAAGTAGTAATAAGGTTAATATTAAAGGAAAAGAGTATTTAGTGAAGAATGACAAGATAATAGATGAAAACCTTGCAAATTATCTTATGCAAAATAATTTTTTAACGCTGGTTATAAATGATGAATTTTTGGCTGATTATAATAAGATTGATAGATTCATACTTAATGTAACCTATTTAAATAAGAATAGAGATGAAAATAACAAAAAATATAATGAAATATTCTATAATTTAATAAATGGTAAGTATAAAAATTTAAGTTCGATAGATATGGAGGCTTTTTCAAAGGATGAAATTTATTCTGGAACTACAAGAGCAACAACATCAATATTATTTGTTGGAATATATTTAGGACTAGTATTTTTAATAACTAGTATGGCTGTATTAGCACTTCAACAGTTGTCAGAAGCTAGCGACAGTATAGAAAGATATAAATCTTTAAAGAGAATTGGAGCAAATAAAGAAATGATAGATAAAACAATTTTCCATCAAACATTAATATATTTTACTTTTCCAATGATTCTTGCATTAATTCATTCAGTAATTGGAATTAAGGTAGTTAATGACTATATAAATATGTTTAGTAAAGCTGATATTAGATCTTCAGCTTTGATAACAGCTTTAATATTTAGTGTAATATATGTAGGGTACTTTTATACAACATATATAGGATATAAAAATATAGTGGAAAGTAATATTTAA